The Streptomyces sp. HUAS CB01 genome has a segment encoding these proteins:
- a CDS encoding NADP-dependent oxidoreductase gives MKAISYRRYGGPEVLEYGERPMPKAGPDSVLVEVRAAAVNPVDWKCREGLLDPVLEAVFPVVPGWDVAGVVVRPGPSVPEFSEGEEVIGYVREDFLSRGTFAEYVAAPVRTLARKPRNIGFEEAAGLPLAGLTAYQVITQGLGGVGHVDTVLIHAAAGGVGSMAVQLARHFGARVIGTGSESSHAYLRDLGAEPVTYGEGLAERVRALAPDGVSAVFDCVGGETLAVSARVLAEGGRIASIADHSVTELGGRYVFVRPNTADLYRLSELVEEEVVSVHVARVFPLERTAEAHRLSQEGHTHGKIVVTVADGS, from the coding sequence ATGAAGGCGATCAGCTACCGCCGCTACGGCGGACCCGAGGTCCTGGAGTACGGCGAGCGCCCCATGCCCAAGGCCGGCCCGGACTCCGTCCTGGTCGAGGTGCGCGCGGCGGCCGTCAACCCGGTCGACTGGAAGTGCCGCGAAGGCCTGCTGGACCCGGTCCTCGAGGCCGTCTTCCCGGTCGTCCCGGGCTGGGACGTCGCAGGCGTCGTCGTCAGGCCGGGCCCGTCGGTCCCCGAGTTCTCCGAGGGCGAGGAGGTCATCGGGTACGTCCGCGAGGACTTCCTGTCGCGGGGCACCTTCGCCGAGTACGTCGCTGCCCCGGTCCGCACCCTCGCCCGCAAACCGCGCAACATCGGCTTCGAGGAGGCGGCCGGACTGCCGCTGGCCGGCCTCACCGCGTACCAGGTGATCACCCAGGGGCTGGGCGGCGTCGGGCACGTCGACACGGTCCTGATCCACGCGGCGGCCGGCGGGGTGGGGTCGATGGCGGTACAGCTGGCCCGGCACTTCGGCGCACGCGTGATCGGTACCGGAAGCGAGTCGTCCCACGCGTACCTGCGCGACCTGGGCGCCGAGCCGGTGACGTACGGCGAGGGGCTGGCCGAGCGTGTACGGGCCCTCGCCCCGGACGGGGTGAGCGCGGTCTTCGACTGCGTGGGGGGCGAGACGCTGGCGGTGTCCGCCCGGGTGCTGGCCGAGGGCGGCAGGATCGCCTCCATCGCCGATCACTCGGTGACCGAGCTGGGCGGCCGCTATGTGTTCGTGCGGCCCAACACGGCCGACCTCTACCGGCTGAGCGAACTCGTCGAGGAGGAGGTCGTCTCCGTCCACGTGGCGCGGGTCTTCCCGCTGGAGCGGACGGCCGAGGCGCACCGGCTCAGCCAGGAGGGCCACACCCACGGCAAGATCGTCGTCACCGTCGCGGACGGGTCCTGA
- a CDS encoding MBL fold metallo-hydrolase, whose product MTATAPYTVRLTPAVHAYVQPDGGWCLNNAGFVSDGESTLLVDTAATERRARLLRETLLATGAPPPRTLVNTHHHGDHTYGNGVFTPGATVVGHESCRTEVVAAGHQLHLIWPRTEFGAITITPPDTTFSERLTLRAAGTEVRLIHPGAAHTVGDTIVHLPEHGVVFTGDLVFQGGTPFIPTGSLSGSLRALGLLRSLGAETVVPGHGPVTDPSAYDATERYLLYVAELAEAARGKGLTPLEAARGADLGEFAALRESERLVANLHRAYAELDGLPEGSPLDIAAVFTDMTALNGGVPVACHA is encoded by the coding sequence CTGACCGCCACCGCCCCGTACACCGTCCGGCTCACCCCCGCCGTGCACGCGTATGTGCAGCCGGACGGGGGCTGGTGCCTCAACAACGCCGGATTCGTCAGCGACGGCGAGTCCACGCTCCTCGTCGACACCGCGGCCACCGAGCGGCGCGCCCGCCTGCTGCGCGAGACGCTGCTGGCGACCGGCGCGCCCCCGCCGCGCACGCTGGTCAACACGCACCACCACGGCGACCACACGTACGGCAACGGGGTGTTCACCCCCGGCGCGACGGTCGTGGGGCACGAGTCCTGCCGCACGGAGGTGGTCGCGGCGGGGCACCAGCTGCATCTCATCTGGCCCCGCACGGAGTTCGGGGCCATCACGATCACCCCGCCCGACACGACCTTCAGCGAGCGGCTGACGCTGCGGGCCGCCGGGACGGAGGTGCGGCTGATCCACCCGGGCGCCGCCCACACCGTAGGGGACACGATCGTCCATCTCCCGGAACACGGCGTGGTGTTCACCGGCGACCTGGTCTTCCAGGGCGGCACGCCGTTCATCCCGACGGGCTCGCTGAGCGGTTCGCTCCGCGCGCTGGGGCTGCTGCGCTCACTCGGCGCCGAGACGGTCGTGCCCGGCCACGGACCGGTGACCGACCCGTCGGCCTACGACGCGACCGAGCGCTACCTGCTGTACGTGGCCGAACTCGCCGAGGCCGCGCGGGGCAAGGGCCTGACCCCGCTGGAGGCGGCGCGCGGCGCGGACCTCGGCGAGTTCGCGGCGCTCCGGGAGAGCGAGCGGCTGGTGGCCAACCTCCATCGCGCCTACGCCGAACTGGACGGGCTCCCGGAGGGCTCCCCCCTCGACATCGCCGCGGTCTTCACGGACATGACGGCGCTGAACGGGGGCGTACCGGTGGCGTGCCACGCCTGA
- a CDS encoding NUDIX hydrolase, which produces MSAASHPAEEILDIVDENDVVVGRAPRGEAYAKGLRHRCVFVLARDAEGRVFVHRRTPTKLVFPSLYDMFVGGVVGAGESYDDAALREAEEELGVRGLPRPVPLFTFLYDASAPAPAGGPEPVRHTWWSAVYEVRCELPVRPQAEEVAWHRFLPESELEARLAEWEWVPDGLAAYERLRRHRGR; this is translated from the coding sequence ATGAGCGCCGCTTCGCATCCCGCCGAGGAGATCCTGGACATCGTCGACGAGAACGACGTGGTCGTGGGCCGGGCGCCGCGCGGCGAGGCATACGCGAAGGGCCTGCGCCACCGCTGTGTCTTCGTCCTCGCCCGGGACGCCGAGGGGCGGGTCTTCGTCCACCGGCGCACCCCGACGAAGCTCGTCTTCCCGTCGCTGTACGACATGTTCGTCGGCGGTGTCGTCGGCGCGGGCGAGTCGTACGACGACGCGGCCCTGCGCGAGGCCGAGGAGGAGCTGGGGGTCCGTGGGCTGCCGCGTCCGGTCCCGCTCTTCACGTTCCTCTACGACGCGTCCGCGCCCGCGCCCGCCGGCGGACCGGAGCCGGTCCGGCACACCTGGTGGTCGGCGGTCTACGAGGTGCGCTGCGAGCTGCCCGTGCGACCGCAGGCCGAGGAGGTCGCCTGGCACCGCTTCCTGCCGGAGTCCGAGCTGGAGGCGCGGCTCGCCGAGTGGGAGTGGGTCCCCGACGGGCTCGCGGCGTACGAGCGGCTGCGGCGGCACCGGGGGCGCTGA
- a CDS encoding FAD-binding dehydrogenase, translating into MAYDADVIVIGAGLAGLVATAELVDAGRKVVLLDQEPERSMGGQAHWSFGGLFFVDSPEQRRMRIRDSHDLALQDWLGTAGFDRDEDHWPRRWAEAYVDFAAGEKRPWLHAQGVRFFPVVGWAERGGYDANGHGNSVPRFHITWGTGPGIVEPFERRVREGVARGLVELRFRHRVTGLGRTSGALDTVTGEILEPSAVERGEASSREVTGSFELRAQAVVVTSGGIGGNHDLVRAQWPERLGTPPAKLLSGVPAHVDGLMLGIAESAGARHINRDRMWHYTEGIENWNPIWARHGIRILPGPSSLWLDARGRRLPVPLFPGFDTLGTLEHITRSGHDHTWFVLNQRIIGKEFALSGSEQNPDLTGRSVRGVIGRARAEVPGPVRAFMDNGADFVVEKDLTALVRGMNALTKEPLVDEAALRREIIARDREMANPFTKDLQVTAIRGARKYLGDKLIRTASPHRILDPGAGPLIAVRLNILTRKSLGGLETDLSSRVLADGGEPLPGLYAAGEAAGFGGGGVHGYRSLEGTFLGGCIFSGRAAGRAAAKAVS; encoded by the coding sequence ATGGCGTACGACGCCGATGTCATCGTGATCGGGGCAGGGCTGGCGGGGCTCGTCGCCACCGCCGAGCTCGTCGACGCCGGGCGGAAGGTCGTCCTGCTCGACCAGGAGCCGGAGCGGTCGATGGGCGGGCAGGCCCACTGGTCGTTCGGCGGACTGTTCTTCGTCGACTCGCCGGAGCAGCGCCGGATGCGCATCAGGGACAGCCATGACCTGGCACTCCAGGACTGGCTCGGCACGGCCGGGTTCGACCGCGACGAGGACCACTGGCCGCGCCGCTGGGCGGAGGCCTACGTCGACTTCGCCGCAGGCGAGAAGCGGCCCTGGCTGCACGCGCAGGGCGTCAGGTTCTTCCCGGTCGTCGGCTGGGCCGAGCGCGGCGGTTACGACGCGAACGGGCACGGCAACTCGGTGCCCCGCTTCCACATCACCTGGGGGACCGGGCCCGGCATCGTCGAGCCGTTCGAGCGCCGGGTGCGGGAAGGCGTCGCCCGCGGGCTGGTCGAACTGCGCTTCCGTCACCGGGTGACCGGGCTCGGCCGTACCTCGGGCGCCCTCGACACCGTCACCGGCGAGATCCTGGAGCCGTCCGCGGTGGAACGGGGCGAGGCGAGCAGCCGGGAGGTCACCGGGTCGTTCGAACTCCGCGCCCAGGCCGTCGTCGTCACCTCCGGCGGCATCGGCGGCAACCACGACCTCGTCCGCGCCCAGTGGCCCGAGCGGCTCGGCACCCCGCCCGCGAAGCTGCTCTCCGGCGTCCCGGCCCACGTCGACGGACTGATGCTCGGCATCGCCGAGTCGGCCGGCGCCCGCCACATCAACCGCGACCGCATGTGGCACTACACCGAGGGCATCGAGAACTGGAACCCCATCTGGGCCCGGCACGGCATCCGCATCCTGCCCGGGCCGTCCTCGCTCTGGCTGGACGCGCGCGGACGGCGGCTGCCGGTGCCGCTGTTCCCGGGCTTCGACACGCTCGGGACGCTGGAGCACATCACCCGGTCCGGCCACGACCACACCTGGTTCGTGCTCAACCAGCGCATCATCGGCAAGGAGTTCGCCCTCTCCGGCAGCGAGCAGAACCCCGACCTCACCGGCCGCTCCGTCCGCGGGGTCATCGGCCGGGCGCGGGCCGAAGTCCCCGGTCCCGTCAGGGCGTTCATGGACAACGGGGCCGACTTCGTCGTCGAGAAGGACCTGACGGCGCTGGTGCGCGGCATGAACGCGCTCACCAAGGAACCCCTCGTCGACGAGGCCGCACTGCGCCGCGAGATCATCGCCCGCGACCGGGAGATGGCCAACCCCTTCACCAAGGACCTGCAGGTCACGGCCATCCGCGGCGCCCGCAAGTACCTCGGCGACAAGCTCATCCGCACCGCGTCCCCGCACCGCATCCTCGACCCCGGGGCCGGTCCCCTCATCGCCGTACGGCTCAACATCCTCACCCGGAAGTCGCTCGGCGGCCTGGAGACGGACCTCTCGTCCCGGGTCCTCGCCGACGGCGGCGAGCCGCTGCCCGGGCTGTACGCGGCGGGCGAGGCGGCCGGGTTCGGCGGCGGCGGCGTCCACGGCTACCGCTCGCTGGAGGGGACCTTCCTCGGCGGTTGCATCTTCTCGGGGCGTGCGGCGGGCCGGGCGGCGGCGAAGGCGGTGTCGTGA
- a CDS encoding phosphotransferase family protein, whose protein sequence is MSSVHPPGLDPDKLRVHLDRALPGLVSGPLEARLIQGGRSNLTYSVTDGAGRWIVRRPPLGHVLATAHDMKREHRVISALHPTAVPVPEPLLLCEDDGVLGAPFYVMEFVEGTPYRTAEQLAPLGPERTRDAVLGLVDTLVDLHAVDPEAVGLGDFGRPEGFLDRQLRRWGKQLAASRGRELAGIDELHASLGRALPASPAPAVVHGDYRLDNVLVGEDDRIKAVLDWEMSTLGDPLTDLGLLVMYSRKLELPDSPISTTAGAAGHPDAAELVERYAARSGRDTSAVSWYTAFAWFKLAVILEGIHYRYTLGQTVGAGFDRIGELVPLFIEHGLTTLQEG, encoded by the coding sequence ATGAGCTCAGTCCACCCCCCGGGCCTCGACCCCGACAAGCTGCGGGTCCATCTCGACCGCGCGCTGCCGGGCCTGGTGAGCGGACCGCTCGAGGCCCGGCTGATCCAGGGCGGCCGCTCGAACCTCACCTACTCCGTCACCGACGGCGCCGGCCGGTGGATCGTGCGCCGCCCGCCCCTCGGTCATGTGCTCGCCACCGCCCACGACATGAAGCGCGAGCACCGGGTCATCAGCGCCCTGCACCCGACGGCCGTCCCGGTGCCCGAGCCGCTGCTGCTCTGCGAGGACGACGGGGTGCTCGGCGCTCCCTTCTACGTCATGGAGTTCGTGGAGGGCACTCCCTACCGCACCGCCGAGCAGCTCGCGCCGCTCGGTCCCGAGCGCACCCGCGACGCCGTCCTCGGCCTCGTCGACACCCTCGTCGATCTGCACGCCGTGGACCCGGAGGCGGTGGGACTGGGCGACTTCGGCCGCCCGGAGGGCTTCCTGGACCGGCAGCTGCGCCGCTGGGGCAAGCAGCTCGCCGCCTCCCGGGGCCGGGAGCTCGCGGGCATCGACGAGCTGCACGCCTCCCTCGGCCGCGCCCTGCCGGCCTCCCCCGCGCCGGCCGTCGTCCACGGCGACTACCGCCTCGACAACGTGCTGGTGGGCGAGGACGACCGGATCAAGGCCGTTCTCGACTGGGAGATGTCCACCCTCGGCGACCCGTTGACCGATCTCGGCCTGCTGGTGATGTACAGCCGGAAGCTGGAACTGCCGGACTCCCCCATCAGCACCACGGCCGGGGCCGCCGGCCACCCGGACGCCGCGGAGCTGGTGGAACGCTACGCGGCCCGCTCCGGCCGGGACACGTCCGCCGTCTCCTGGTACACGGCGTTCGCCTGGTTCAAGCTCGCCGTGATCCTGGAGGGCATCCACTACCGCTACACCCTCGGCCAGACCGTCGGCGCCGGCTTCGACCGGATCGGCGAACTCGTCCCCCTGTTCATCGAGCACGGCCTCACCACCCTGCAGGAAGGCTGA
- a CDS encoding acyl-CoA dehydrogenase family protein encodes MDFAFDARTEELRARLLAFMDAYVYPAEAVEQEQRARLASPWDTPAVMDELKAEARRQGLWNLFLPDSEHGAGLTNLQYAPLAEITGRSPHLAPIALNCAAPDTGNMEVLAQFGTDEQKKQWLEPLLAADIRSAFAMTEPEVASSDATNIETRIERRGDEYVVNGRKWYISGAMNPDCRILIVMGKTDPDGPDIRRQQSMVLVPRDTPGVEVRRAMRVYGFEDHSHGGHAEVVFDDVRVPVSNLVGEEGGGFAIAQARLGPGRIHHCMRLIGMAERAIELMCRRAVSRTAFGKAIAQQGVVQNWIADARVTVEQLRLLVLKTAWLMDTVGNRGAHTEIQAIKIATPRAVVDILDKAVQVHGAGGVSQDFPLAELWAAARTLQLADGPDEVHQRSLARRELKKYL; translated from the coding sequence ATGGACTTCGCATTCGACGCACGTACCGAGGAACTGCGGGCCAGGCTGCTCGCCTTCATGGACGCGTACGTGTACCCGGCCGAGGCGGTCGAGCAGGAGCAGCGCGCGCGCCTCGCCTCGCCGTGGGACACCCCGGCGGTCATGGACGAGCTCAAGGCTGAGGCGCGGCGGCAGGGTCTGTGGAACCTCTTCCTGCCCGACTCCGAGCACGGCGCCGGGCTGACGAACCTCCAGTACGCGCCGCTCGCCGAAATCACGGGCCGCAGCCCCCACTTGGCGCCGATCGCGCTGAACTGCGCCGCGCCGGACACCGGCAACATGGAGGTGCTGGCCCAGTTCGGCACGGACGAGCAGAAGAAGCAGTGGCTGGAACCCCTGCTGGCCGCGGACATCCGCTCCGCCTTCGCGATGACCGAGCCCGAGGTGGCGTCGTCGGACGCGACGAACATCGAGACGCGGATCGAGCGCCGGGGCGACGAGTACGTCGTCAACGGCCGCAAGTGGTACATCTCCGGGGCCATGAACCCCGACTGCCGGATCCTCATCGTCATGGGCAAGACCGACCCGGACGGCCCGGACATCCGGCGCCAGCAGTCGATGGTCCTCGTCCCGCGTGACACCCCGGGGGTGGAGGTGCGCCGGGCGATGCGGGTGTACGGCTTCGAGGACCATTCCCACGGCGGCCACGCCGAGGTCGTGTTCGACGACGTCCGGGTGCCGGTGTCGAATCTGGTCGGCGAGGAGGGCGGGGGCTTCGCGATCGCCCAGGCACGCCTCGGACCGGGCCGTATCCACCACTGCATGCGGCTGATCGGGATGGCCGAGCGGGCGATCGAGCTGATGTGCCGGCGGGCCGTGTCCCGTACGGCCTTCGGCAAGGCGATCGCCCAGCAGGGCGTGGTGCAGAACTGGATCGCCGACGCGCGGGTGACGGTCGAGCAGCTGCGGCTGCTGGTGCTGAAGACCGCGTGGCTGATGGACACGGTCGGCAACCGCGGTGCGCACACCGAGATCCAGGCGATCAAGATCGCCACACCGCGTGCGGTCGTGGACATCCTGGACAAGGCGGTGCAGGTGCACGGCGCGGGCGGGGTGAGCCAGGACTTCCCGCTCGCCGAGCTGTGGGCGGCGGCACGGACGCTGCAGCTGGCGGACGGCCCGGACGAGGTGCACCAGCGGTCGCTGGCGCGGCGCGAGCTGAAGAAGTACCTGTAG
- a CDS encoding YidH family protein produces MSDFVRSLRLWVAPRRIQEEGETPDYRFSLANERTFLAWIRTALALIAGGFAVDQFLPDLQWGVRVGLSLGLIGAGVLCAFRAVHHWVRCELAMRRGEDLPLSRFPSLLALVVGAVSVTMVVVVATGRG; encoded by the coding sequence GTGAGCGACTTCGTACGGAGCCTGCGGCTGTGGGTCGCGCCGCGGCGGATCCAGGAGGAGGGCGAGACCCCGGACTACCGGTTCTCGCTCGCCAACGAGCGCACGTTCCTCGCCTGGATCCGGACCGCGCTCGCGCTCATCGCGGGGGGCTTCGCCGTCGACCAGTTCCTGCCCGACCTCCAGTGGGGAGTGCGGGTCGGGCTGTCGCTCGGACTGATCGGGGCGGGGGTGCTGTGCGCGTTCCGGGCGGTCCACCACTGGGTGCGGTGCGAGCTGGCGATGCGGCGGGGCGAGGACCTGCCGCTGTCGCGTTTCCCCTCGCTGCTCGCGCTGGTGGTGGGTGCCGTCTCGGTCACCATGGTGGTGGTCGTGGCCACGGGGCGCGGATGA
- a CDS encoding DUF202 domain-containing protein, translated as MSTPARDPGLQPERTRLAWRRTTLAFTVAAVLAVRQVVRDGSVTAGDGAAFALSAVVWLGFLAVAHRRIRTMAARRPPEAMPFAQAAAATACTLGLAVFAVAVLW; from the coding sequence ATGAGCACACCCGCGCGCGATCCGGGGCTGCAGCCGGAACGGACCCGGCTGGCCTGGCGGCGCACGACGCTGGCGTTCACCGTGGCGGCGGTGCTGGCGGTCCGCCAGGTGGTGCGCGACGGCTCGGTGACGGCGGGCGATGGCGCCGCGTTCGCGCTGAGCGCGGTGGTGTGGCTGGGGTTCCTCGCGGTGGCGCACCGGCGCATCCGGACCATGGCCGCCCGGCGTCCACCGGAGGCCATGCCCTTCGCCCAGGCGGCGGCCGCGACCGCGTGCACGCTCGGGCTCGCCGTGTTCGCCGTCGCGGTCCTGTGGTGA
- a CDS encoding AMP-binding protein, with product MTSHYAARPWLSQLTEAQRAPVHPPASVVHSFRSAVGRAPDRTALAYFDGRLSYRETDALSDSVAGHLAARGVAPGDRVALMLQNTPQFVLALLGAWKAGATVVPLNPMYKSAEVTHVLEDSGATVLICSDRAWETQLRETAAATPVRFAVTACELDLQTRNDSRVLGFERLPEPGDTDDLVTVARAGLAAPGGRDPAATDVALISYTSGTSGRPKGAMNLHGGLTFNAERQRTGHPVPEGACYFALAPLFHITGMVCELAACVANAGTLALAYRFEAGVVLDAFLEHRPAYTVGPSTAFMALAAHPGAGPDHFASFAVISSGGAPVPPALVEKFRASFGPYIRNGYGLTECTAPCASVPPEREAPVDPASGTLSVGLPGPETVVRILDDHGEEVPFGERGEIAVRGPQVVPGYWRLPEATAAGFPDGELRTGDIGFMDADGWLYVVDRKKDMINASGFKVWPREVEDVLYTHPAVREAAVVGVPHAYRGETVKAYVSLRPGTAVGPDELAGYCADRLAAYKYPRQVEILDELPKTTSGKILRRELRSRT from the coding sequence GTGACGTCCCACTACGCGGCCCGGCCCTGGCTCTCCCAGCTGACGGAGGCCCAGAGGGCGCCCGTGCACCCGCCGGCGAGCGTCGTGCACTCCTTCCGCTCGGCCGTCGGGCGGGCCCCGGACCGCACGGCCCTCGCCTACTTCGACGGACGTCTCAGCTACCGCGAGACCGACGCGCTCTCGGACTCCGTCGCCGGCCATCTCGCCGCACGCGGAGTGGCCCCCGGCGACCGTGTCGCCCTGATGCTCCAGAACACCCCCCAGTTCGTCCTCGCCCTGCTCGGCGCGTGGAAGGCGGGCGCCACCGTCGTCCCGCTCAACCCCATGTACAAGTCGGCCGAGGTCACCCACGTCCTGGAGGACTCGGGCGCGACGGTGCTGATCTGCTCCGACCGCGCCTGGGAGACGCAGCTGCGCGAGACCGCCGCTGCCACCCCCGTACGGTTCGCCGTCACCGCCTGCGAGCTGGACCTCCAGACCCGCAACGACAGCCGGGTCCTCGGCTTCGAGCGGTTGCCGGAGCCCGGCGACACCGACGACCTCGTCACCGTCGCCCGCGCCGGACTCGCCGCGCCCGGGGGCCGGGACCCGGCCGCGACCGACGTGGCCCTGATCAGCTACACCTCCGGCACCAGCGGCAGGCCCAAGGGCGCCATGAACCTCCACGGCGGCCTCACCTTCAACGCCGAACGCCAGCGCACCGGCCACCCCGTCCCCGAAGGCGCCTGCTACTTCGCCCTGGCGCCGCTCTTCCACATCACGGGCATGGTGTGCGAACTCGCGGCCTGCGTGGCCAACGCGGGCACCCTCGCGCTCGCGTACCGCTTCGAGGCGGGCGTCGTCCTCGACGCCTTCCTCGAACACCGGCCGGCCTACACCGTCGGCCCCTCCACGGCCTTCATGGCCCTGGCCGCCCACCCCGGCGCCGGACCCGACCACTTCGCGTCCTTCGCCGTCATCTCCTCCGGCGGCGCGCCCGTGCCGCCCGCCCTCGTGGAGAAGTTCCGCGCAAGCTTCGGTCCCTACATCCGCAACGGCTACGGCCTCACCGAGTGCACGGCACCCTGCGCCTCGGTGCCCCCCGAGCGGGAAGCCCCGGTCGACCCCGCGTCCGGCACCCTCTCCGTCGGACTCCCCGGGCCCGAAACCGTCGTACGGATCCTCGACGACCACGGCGAGGAGGTCCCCTTCGGCGAGCGCGGCGAGATCGCCGTGCGCGGCCCCCAGGTCGTCCCCGGCTACTGGCGGCTCCCCGAGGCCACCGCGGCCGGCTTCCCGGACGGTGAGCTGCGCACCGGGGACATCGGCTTCATGGACGCCGACGGCTGGCTCTACGTGGTCGACCGCAAGAAGGACATGATCAACGCCTCGGGCTTCAAGGTCTGGCCCCGGGAGGTCGAGGACGTGCTGTACACCCACCCCGCCGTCCGGGAGGCGGCGGTCGTCGGCGTGCCGCACGCCTACCGCGGCGAGACCGTCAAGGCGTACGTCAGCCTCCGCCCCGGAACGGCCGTGGGCCCCGACGAACTCGCCGGATACTGCGCCGACCGGCTCGCCGCGTACAAGTACCCGAGGCAGGTGGAGATCCTGGACGAGCTCCCGAAGACGACTAGTGGGAAGATCCTCAGGCGGGAACTGCGTTCGCGCACATGA
- a CDS encoding glucarate dehydratase family protein — protein MDTALLIDTIRLTPVLTADPPLLNTQGVHQPYTPRLVVEVVTRSGASGVGETYGDGKYLDLARPLAEALRGRPVTDLNGLFALADQVCGDSRAADERVDAGGLRGVQTAAKLRLSVVSAFEVACLDALGKSLGLPVHALLGGRVRDSVEYSAYLFHRWAAHPEGGESDDWGAALDPAGVVAQARRFEREYGFGSFKLKGGVFEPDREIAAVLALADAFPGRPLRLDPNGAWSVATALYVADRLEGVLEYLEDPVSGTGRMAEVAAGTGVPLATNMCVTTFPEVPEAFARDAVRIVLADHHYWGGLRRTRELAAVCRTYGVGLSMHSNTHLGISLAAMTHVGATVPGLTYACDSHYPWQAEDVITARHTFRNGRLAVSDAPGLGVELDRDRLAALHRRWLEDDGAMRDRDDAAAMRKAEPGWRTPSVPRW, from the coding sequence ATGGACACCGCGTTGCTCATCGACACGATCCGGCTGACCCCGGTCCTCACGGCCGACCCGCCGCTCCTCAACACCCAGGGAGTCCATCAGCCCTACACGCCGAGGCTCGTCGTGGAGGTGGTCACCCGCTCCGGGGCGAGCGGCGTGGGCGAGACCTACGGCGACGGGAAGTACCTGGACCTCGCCCGGCCGCTCGCCGAGGCGCTGCGAGGCCGCCCGGTCACCGATCTGAACGGGCTCTTCGCCCTCGCCGACCAGGTGTGCGGCGACTCACGGGCCGCCGACGAACGGGTCGACGCGGGCGGACTGCGGGGTGTCCAGACCGCGGCGAAGCTCCGGCTCTCGGTCGTCTCCGCCTTCGAGGTCGCGTGTCTGGACGCTCTCGGCAAGTCCCTCGGACTGCCCGTCCACGCCCTCCTCGGCGGCAGGGTCCGCGACTCCGTCGAGTACAGCGCGTACCTCTTCCACCGCTGGGCCGCCCATCCCGAAGGCGGCGAGAGCGACGACTGGGGCGCTGCGCTCGACCCGGCCGGGGTGGTGGCGCAGGCGCGCCGCTTCGAGCGGGAGTACGGCTTCGGCTCCTTCAAGCTCAAGGGCGGGGTGTTCGAGCCCGACCGGGAGATCGCGGCGGTCCTGGCACTCGCCGACGCCTTCCCCGGCCGGCCGCTGCGGCTCGATCCGAACGGGGCCTGGTCCGTAGCGACGGCCCTGTACGTGGCGGACCGGCTCGAGGGGGTCCTGGAGTACCTGGAGGACCCGGTGAGCGGCACCGGGCGGATGGCCGAGGTCGCGGCGGGCACGGGGGTCCCGCTGGCGACCAACATGTGTGTGACGACGTTCCCCGAGGTGCCGGAGGCGTTCGCGCGGGACGCCGTGCGCATCGTGCTCGCCGACCACCACTACTGGGGAGGGCTGCGGCGGACCCGGGAGCTCGCCGCGGTCTGCCGGACGTACGGCGTCGGACTGTCCATGCACTCCAACACGCACCTGGGGATCAGTCTGGCGGCGATGACCCACGTGGGCGCCACGGTCCCCGGCCTGACGTACGCCTGCGACAGCCACTACCCGTGGCAGGCCGAGGACGTCATCACCGCCCGCCACACCTTCAGGAACGGCCGGCTGGCCGTGTCCGACGCCCCCGGACTCGGCGTCGAACTCGACCGGGACCGGCTGGCCGCACTGCACCGGCGCTGGCTGGAGGACGACGGCGCGATGCGCGACCGCGACGACGCGGCGGCCATGCGGAAGGCGGAGCCGGGCTGGCGGACCCCGTCGGTGCCGCGCTGGTGA
- a CDS encoding TetR/AcrR family transcriptional regulator encodes MARTTDGNGTPVPQRLLAAATRLFAEQGYDRTSVQEIVEAAGVTKGALYHYFGSKEDLLQEVYSRVLRLQQERLDAFAEADAPVEERLRSAAADVVVTTIENLDDASIFFRSMHHLSPEKNKQVRAERRRYHERFRALIEEGQQSGVFSDATPADLVVDYHFGSVHHLSTWYRPDGPLSPQQVADHLADLLLRALRP; translated from the coding sequence ATGGCCAGGACGACGGACGGGAACGGCACCCCCGTCCCCCAGAGGCTGCTGGCCGCCGCCACCCGGCTCTTCGCCGAGCAGGGCTACGACCGTACGTCCGTCCAGGAGATCGTCGAGGCGGCGGGCGTCACCAAGGGCGCGCTGTACCACTACTTCGGTTCGAAGGAGGACCTCCTCCAGGAGGTCTACTCCCGGGTCCTCAGACTCCAGCAGGAGCGCCTCGACGCCTTCGCGGAGGCGGACGCCCCCGTCGAGGAGCGGCTGCGGTCGGCGGCCGCCGACGTCGTCGTCACCACGATCGAGAACCTCGACGACGCCTCCATCTTCTTCCGTTCCATGCACCACCTCAGCCCGGAGAAGAACAAGCAGGTCCGCGCCGAGCGCCGGCGCTACCACGAGCGGTTCCGGGCGCTCATCGAGGAGGGGCAGCAGAGCGGGGTGTTCTCCGACGCGACCCCCGCCGACCTGGTGGTGGACTACCACTTCGGCTCCGTCCACCATCTGTCCACCTGGTACCGCCCGGACGGCCCGCTCAGCCCGCAGCAGGTCGCCGACCACCTCGCCGACCTGCTGCTCAGGGCGCTGCGTCCCTGA